Within the Qingrenia yutianensis genome, the region TCCTAACAACAAAGCATTTGTGATTGTTGATGATAAAATAAGAATAAGAAGAAATAGAAAGAAGTGAGTGATTGTGGGAAATTTAGGCGCACAAAAAGAAAAACGAAATGATACACCAATCAGTGCAAAAAAAGATATAATGGGAGATAAGACGGTTCGTGTTCGTGCTGACTTGCACCATATCATAAAAATCGAAACAGCAAAGAATGGCGGAAACGTAAAAGAAGTTATGGAAATAAGACTTAGAAGCAAACTTAAGAGTGTGTTGATAGTGCAGTATCTTAAAATTTTGTATAATAGGAATTGAAGTTAAATTAGATGCTAAAAATTTGTAATTAAGAAGGAGTGATTACATGAACAAAAATATAAAATATTCTCAAAACTTTTTAACGAGTGAAAAAGTACTCAACCAAATAATAAAACAATTGAATTTAAAAGAAACCGATACCGTTTACGAAATTGGAACAGGTAAAGGGCATTTAACGACGAAACTGGCTAAAATAAGTAAACAGGTAACGTCTATTGAATTAGACAGTCATCTATTCAACTTATCGTCAGAAAAATTAAAACTGAATACTCGTGTCACTTTAA harbors:
- a CDS encoding peptide-binding protein, with protein sequence MGNLGAQKEKRNDTPISAKKDIMGDKTVRVRADLHHIIKIETAKNGGNVKEVMEIRLRSKLKSVLIVQYLKILYNRN